The sequence GGATCCCGGCAGGGGGGCTTCTTGTTAAAATCTGCATCTgctggggggggaaggaggagggaagcccTCTGCACGTGCTTTGGGGATTGCAGAGGCAATCTGCTCATGCTCATGGGATGCATTTTGGAGCAAGTGGGTGGAGCACTCTGTCCACGCTCAGAGGCACCGCGCCGGGGTCACTGGGGGATTTCTTGATTAACTCTGGCTCAATGAGCCTCTTCGCCCCGCCTTCTGCAATTCCTATTGGCTGAGGGCGATGCCCGTCTAATTCGAATCTTTTTCCCGCCTTTCACAGTCTGTCAATCACTGCGTTGGAAACCGAGCGCCCGATTGGCCGGCCGAGATATCGGCCGCCTCCCGGTTCTCGCCCGGTgattcgctgcgaggctcgcggctcctccccgtgggcggggaataatgaagcgagggggcggaggaggcggcggccattttggctctCCGCTGACAGGGgcaggcgagcgggaaagagggcGCCGGCCGTGCCTGGCCCCAGCgcttctaccctcgccttcctcgggccgcccgGTTCGGCTCCTTGCGCCTcgccatgtcggacacgcgtggcggcagtgacagccgtCCCGACGAGACCGGcgtcgagaaacaggtgagggcgggGAGGGGCCGAGCAGCGctggtggggggaagtgtgcagaacgGGCAGCGCGGATTGGTCTGTCGCTCCGCCACTCGGCGCCGAGCTGCATCCTGATTGGCCGAACCCGAGGAATGCCCGGGGGCTCATTGGTCGGCGAGCTCTCCGGCGTTCGGGCCCGTGGGGGACCATAGAGAGGAGCGAGCGCGGCTACCCGCAGCCTGAACTTCCGGTTTGAAACTGCTCCCCCTCTTGCCCCCGCATCTTTATGGTGAGTACACTTGTCACGCGTGGGAAGGCCGCTCTGCGCGTTTGAATGAGGCCCGTTGCGTTTCGAGCCAGCCGAGGCGCCTCTGGAAAGCGCAATGCTGGGTCTGGCGTCTTGCGGAAGGACTGCagcccccattctctccccaggcAGGGGATGATGGGCCCTGCCGTGGATCCCTGCTGGGTGATTTGATCCCAGcagagtttggaagggaccttggaggtcttctagcccacccccctgctcagaatacagaatattaagagttggaagggaccttggaggtcatctagtccgccCCCTGGTCAGAATACAgactaccagagttggaagggaccttggaggtcttctagaccacccacctgctcagacaggagacccAAGAGCATTGcagacaaagggctgtccagtctcttcttgaaaacctccagtgacacagcgcccacaacttctggaggccagccgTTCCACTGGGGTTAATTCTTGTAAGCTTCAGTGGCAGGAAGCTGCCAGCTGTAGGTAGCAGGTTGGCACCTGGTGCCCGGCGGgggtgggtgtgtgggtgggttGGGTAAGACCCTCCCTAGCAGTCACCCTTGTCTGCTTCCCTATGTGCTCGGCTGAACTCCCTGCCCCAAAGGCCTCCAGTTCAAGCCAAGAGACGTTGCACCTGATGTGGCCCATCAAGCCGCTCCAAATAAACAGCGAGGGGCTGGCATCCTTGCAAAGCTCAACCTGGCAGGGTTCGGTTTCAGGCAAGAATAACCGACAGGGCATCCAGCTTGGCGGCGGCAGCAAAGATGACAATTTAAGGAGCGAGCATCTGAAAATAATACCAGGACGAGCTCCAGCTATTGTAACAAGAGGAATCTTGAGTTTAATATATCTGTATATTCttttcatcatatatatatatatatatatatatatgtatgtatgtatgtatgtatgtatgtatgtatgtatgtatgtatattattgttttaatgctgttttttttatttgctggtCTGTGACCATCATAAAAGATGGATTGTCTGAGATCAGCACAGTCTTTTCCAGTGTTATCTTAAGTGAGGCAGGAGTTGGCATGcttaaagaaaagataaattcttCTTGGGGTGGAGGAAAGTTCAGAAATGTAGGCTTGGCTCTCAGATAAGAGTTTGAAGAGTGTGacagccttccccccccctcaccaTCCAGTTTTTTATTATTCTTCGGTTCCTGTTCATCAGCATTCTAGAAATATCTAGCTGGCCCAGTGAGAGGAAGGTCTGGTGCACCCAGAACATTGAAGAAATGGGTGGATTAACAAGTGAAAGTCAGGACGGCTCTCATAATATTCAAAGCACTGAGGCAGATATTAGGAATTTTGCAAAAGCTTTATTTTTTAGTGGTGTGTTTTGAACTCCCTTCAAAGAGATTGGGGATGGCTCTTTTGATACATGAAGCATTTTCTGTCCCTGCAGGGGACAGAATGGCTgctcttgattattattatttactttattcattaaacatgaaactcagtcaactgaacattcaaaaaggcaccgcaaataccattgactggtgctgatggttgataagagttgctgccagcgtcccacgtatcaaccaaggaccttcttaagatgtacgatgttccaagtagcccagttttttgcagttccgctggtgttattgcaggaagctgcaatttgttgatatatcttataaaattcttggacatggtaccaagtgccccgatgaccatgggtatcactgtgacatgtttcatccatagccgtgtagtttcaatggccaggtcgtgatatttcgtgattttttccaattctttttctttgactctggcatctcctggtaccgcgatgtcaataaattgtacacttcGGTTTTCCACAACCGTGATATCTGatttgttgtgttccaagtgacaatccgtctgtattcaaaagtcccacaagatcttcatctcattttctataactttttccactttatgttcctgtgactttttggatacaggaaaCTGTATTTCTTATATAatcaccagtggattaatttaggaactcgatcgtgtctagctttgtaatcagtttgtgcgattttgctgcattcacatattaaatgtgtaacagtttcgactttgttgttgcaaagtcggcagtttggattgtcggtggatttttgtatctttgctttcatggccttagtttgtagtgcttgatGTTGATGACGATGATGAGCCTTGCTTTCTTTCAGGACACGCAGGAGAAGGAAACGGGCATCcccgagaaagaagaggaggccaAATTAAAAGCCAAATATCCCAACATAGGACTTCAGAAGCCGGGGGGTTCTGACTTCTTAATGAAGAGGCTGCAGAAAGGGGTAAGTGAGCCCCCAGGAACCCTCTCCTGGAAAGGAGGAGCCCTGTAGGGAAATCAGGGTGGCAGGAAGCGAAAACTCAGCAGCTGCCGCCTAATGACGATAAACCGAAGCCCGGATGGGTGGCAGCTGACAGAGCGGATGGGTGGCTGCTGCCTTGGCTTGTGGGGTGTCTAGGGGAGGCCCGGCTGGAAGCGTTGTCTTGCCAAGACCCTCGGTGTCCGCTTGCCAGATTCCCACCCAGTGGGAAAACCTCCGTTTGAAAGGAATAGGCTGGAAACTTCCCTGGAGTTTCTGCTGTTTTCTGGCAAAGTCCAGAACGTAACCAGACCAGTCCCCTCCATGGCACAAGGGGGCAGCAGAGGGGAGAGCGCTGGTCAGTGGCTAGGTGTGGAcactttttaagacttgtagacttcaactctcagaattccccagccctggGCCAAAGGAAACAATAGGCCGCCAATTGGAGGCAGGGCCCATTCGGAGGGATTGGTGGCCCCAGCTGTTATTTGGTGGAGGGGGCAGCAGGAAGGGGCAAGAGGTCGGCATCTAGACGGGCCTCCCTTGTGCAAAGTGATGGACCCAAATCCTCCCTTCTGAATGAATGGCTTGTATTTCCCTCGGAGGACGGAACAGGGGCCTCTCCTCCGTTTGCTGTGGCTTCCCCCCCATCCTTTGGGCCCCAGATCTCATCCCCTCGCTTTCTTCCCCAGCAAAAGTACTTCGACTCTGGAGATTACAACATGGCCAAAGCCAAAATCAAGAACAAGCAGCTGCCAACGGCGGGTACCGACAAGAACCTGGTGACCGGCGACCAcatccccaccccacaggatctgCCCCAGAGAAAATCGTCCCTCGTCACCAGCAAGCTGGCAGGGTAACCTGCTCTCCTGAtggaatttctctctctttctctctctttctctccccctctctctctatttttttttccatttggggCTTTGGGGAATTGGGTtgtgtttccccccaccccgttATCAGACTGAACTGAACTCTGCTGTACCCTAGAGCTGGGACCCACAGAACCTCCACTGTGGTGGATCTCTTTGTAGTAATCAAAACCAGAAGCCAAGACATGGACTTGTGTGCCGTTCTGGTGTGTGTTTTCTCGCCACTGCGAGCGGGCAGGCTGTGCAGCATGGATTCtctggggggcggaggggggggagcGGGACCCTGAAACGCGCTTTGCTTTAGATCGTCAACGCTCTGTCCTGTCCATTAATCCTTCATCGCCAGCTCGGAGGGGGCAGGAAGTCTGCACAGAAAAGCCGAAAGAGGCAGAGTGCAGAGTTAAAAGTTAAGACAGCCGTGTCTTAACATTTCCGGGAAACCTGCTCCATACACTTAGGACAACGAGACCCATCAGTGGCAACCACGGGCTGCGTAGCCTCCAGCGATCCGAAACGCCCATGAGCCTCCTCCATCCTGCGGGAAGAGGGCTTTGCGGGCAGAACCTCGGCAACTCTGTGTTGTGTTTTTTACTTCTAGAAAACTGGCTGAAGGGAGAGTGGGGCTCTTTAAAGGTCTTGGAGAAGCCGTTTTGCAAGGCTTGGAGCTTGCAGGCAAAAAGTCTTCCAAAGTTAGAAGGTTTTTCTGGGAATCTTGTCCGAGGCCGACTGCCAGGTCCAACCTCCCCTGTATCTGCAGAAACTCTGAACatctgccccaccccccaccccccagctgaTAGGAACCAGGCAGTGAGTCAGACAAGACGTCCCGTGCCTCAAGTCGAGGCACTCAGCTGGATTGAAGGGTCTCCCCTTCCCCTCTGCTGTTTGGCATGGCCCCCAGGGCACATTGGCATGGATCTTCGACGTAGCGTAAAGGTGCCTGCGTGGAGCCCGTTCAAAGAGAGATGCGGGATGTAAAATCCTCTTAGGCGGGAAAAAGAGATCTTATGGGATCGTCTTGGGGATGGATCATGCAAAGGGTGGCGTTTGTCCGGTGTTGGCCAGGAGCTGTCGGGTGGGCCCTGCTCGCTCTTCCCTGCCAACGGCCGAGCCCAGCGCTACGATATTGGCCAAGGCGGGCTGGTCTTGTCTCAAGGACGGACCCTTGGGAGTCTTAGAGACAGGGGGTGGCCAGTGGATGAGGGGTCAGGCAGGAAGGGCTGACACCGTGGGGAGCAAAGGAGCCCTGAATTCTGAATTGAAGGTGCCGAAGGATGACCGGATGTTCAGCCTAGTGAAACATCCCAGCTTGATTCACGGTGGGGTGACCTTCTTTCCCCCCCTTAGAAAGCAAGGCTGTCCAATTTTAGCCACTTTAaggcgtgtggacttcaacttccagaattccccggccagcgctgggattctgggagttgaagtccacacacgtcTTAAAAGGAGCCAAAGGTTGGATGTCCCTAATTTAAGGATGATTCCAACAGTATGTTTTAACCTCGATCAATAGAATAAGTAGAGAAACTTAACCACTTTGAATTGGGAGCTGTCCAGAGTTACTGATTTAAGATAGGCGGCTCCAGAAActgaaggaatgaatgaatcGATCGATTGATCGATAAAACGTTAAGCAGGATCCCCTTGGCAGCCCAAGGAAAGCACGGCCCCTCGCCCAGAGCCCCCCGCCCTTTGAAATTCTGGGAGCTTCTCCAGGGGGCTCTCCCAAGAGCCCGTGGTTACGGAGAGCCCACTTTGGCGGGGCCGGCCTGGCGGTTTCCAGGAAGGTTGTGAGAAGAGAGTTGGAAGATTTCAGGAGTCCCCTGTGGTCTGCTGGCTGACCTTCCCACTCTCTGTCCTCCGTCT comes from Ahaetulla prasina isolate Xishuangbanna chromosome 17, ASM2864084v1, whole genome shotgun sequence and encodes:
- the ENSA gene encoding alpha-endosulfine isoform X1 is translated as MSDTRGGSDSRPDETGVEKQDTQEKETGIPEKEEEAKLKAKYPNIGLQKPGGSDFLMKRLQKGQKYFDSGDYNMAKAKIKNKQLPTAGTDKNLVTGDHIPTPQDLPQRKSSLVTSKLAG
- the ENSA gene encoding alpha-endosulfine isoform X2 gives rise to the protein MDTQEKETGIPEKEEEAKLKAKYPNIGLQKPGGSDFLMKRLQKGQKYFDSGDYNMAKAKIKNKQLPTAGTDKNLVTGDHIPTPQDLPQRKSSLVTSKLAG